A window from Ovis canadensis isolate MfBH-ARS-UI-01 breed Bighorn chromosome 4, ARS-UI_OviCan_v2, whole genome shotgun sequence encodes these proteins:
- the LRRN3 gene encoding leucine-rich repeat neuronal protein 3, translated as MKDLLLQIHVLLGLAITTLVQAVDKKADCPQLCTCEIRPWFTPRSIYMEASTVDCNDLGLSNFPTRLPADTQILLLQTNNIAKIEYSIDFPVNLTGLDLSQNNLSSVTNINVKKMPQLLSVYLEENKLTELPEKCLSGLSNLQELYINHNLLSAISPGAFIGLHNLLRLHLNSNRLQMINSKWFEALPNLEILMIGENPIIRIKDMNFKPLINLRSLVIAGINLTEIPDNALVGLENLESISFYDNRLIKVPNVALQKAVNLKFLDLNKNPINRIRRGDFSNMLHLKELGINNMPELISIDSLAVDNLPDLRKIEATNNPRLSYIHPNAFFRLPKLESLMLNSNALSALYQGTVESLPNLKEISIHSNPIRCDCVIRWINMNKTNIRFMEPESLFCVDPPEFQGQNVRQVHFREMMEICLPLIAPESFPSNLDLEAGSYVSLHCRATAEPQPEIYWITPSGKKLLPNTLTNKFYVHSEGTLDISGITPAEGGLYTCIATNLVGADLKSVMIKVDGSLPQDNNGSLNIKIKDVQANSVLVSWKASSKILKSSIKWTAFVKAENSHAAQSARIPSDVKVYNLTHLNPATEYKICIDIPTIYQKSRKQCVNVTTKGLDPDQKKYEKNNTTTFMACLGGSLGIIGVICLFSFLSQEVNCDGGHNYVRNYLQKPTFAFSELYPPLINLWETGKEKGAALEVKATVIGVPTNMS; from the coding sequence ATGAAGGACCTGCTACTCCAAATTCATGTGCTACTTGGCCTAGCTATCACTACCCTAGTACAAGCTGTAGATAAAAAAGCAGATTGCCCACAGTTATGTACATGTGAAATCCGGCCCTGGTTTACACCTCGATCCATTTATATGGAGGCATCTACAGTGGATTGTAATGATTTAGGTCTTTCAAATTTCCCAACCAGACTGCCTGCTGACACACAGATTCTGCTACTACAGACTAACAATATTGCAAAAATTGAATACTCCATAGACTTTCCAGTAAACCTTACTGGCCTGGACTTATCTCAAAACAATTTATCTTCAGTCACCAACATTAATGTAAAAAAGATGCCTCAGCTTCTTTCTGTATacctagaagaaaacaaacttactgaGCTGCCTGAAAAATGTCTGTCTGGACTAAGCAACTTACAAGAACTCTATATTAATCACAACTTGCTTTCTGCAATTTCACCAGGAGCCTTTATTGGCCTACATAATCTTCTTCGACTTCATCTCAATTCAAACAGATTGCAGATGATCAACAGTAAGTGGTTTGAGGCTCTTCCCAATCTGGAGATTCTGATGATTGGGGAAAATCCAATCATCAGAATCAAAGATATGAACTTTAAGCCTCTTATCAATCTTCGCAGCCTGGTTATAGCTGGTATAAACCTCACAGAAATACCAGATAACGCCTTGGTTGGACTTGAAAACTTAGAAAGCATCTCTTTTTATGACAACAGGCTTATTAAAGTGCCCAATGTTGCTCTTCAAAAAGCAGTAAACCTCAAATTTTTGGATCTAAATAAAAATCCCATTAACAGAATACGGAGGGGAGATTTTAGTAATATGCTACACTTAAAAGAGTTGGGAATAAACAATATGCCTGAGCTGATTTCCATCGACAGTCTTGCTGTGGATAACTTACCagatttaagaaaaatagaaGCTACTAACAACCCCAGGTTGTCTTACATTCACCCAAATGCATTTTTCCGGCTGCCCAAGCTGGAATCACTTATGCTTAACAGCAATGCCCTTAGTGCCCTGTACCAGGGTACAGTGGAATCTCTGCCAAACCTCAAGGAAATCAGCATACACAGCAATCCTATCAGGTGTGACTGTGTCATCCGTTGGATTAATATGAACAAAACCAACATTCGATTTATGGAGCCAGAGTCACTGTTTTGTGTGGACCCGCCCGAATTCCAAGGCCAGAATGTGCGGCAGGTGCATTTTAGGGAAATGATGGAAATCTGTCTCCCTCTTATAGCTCCTGAGAGTTTTCCTTCCAACCTGGATTTAGAAGCTGGGAGTTATGTTTCCTTACACTGTAGAGCTACTGCAGAGCCACAGCCTGAAATCTACTGGATAACACCTTCTGGTAAAAAACTCTTGCCTAATACTCTAACAAATAAGTTCtatgtccattctgaaggcacCCTTGACATAAGTGGCATCACCCCAGCAGAGGGGGGTTTGTATACCTGCATAGCAACTAACCTGGTGGGTGCTGACTTAAAGTCTGTTATGATCAAAGTGGATGGCTCTCTTCCCCAGGATAACAATGGATccttgaatattaaaataaaagatgttcaGGCCAATTCAGTTCTGGTGTCTTGGAAAGCAAGTTCTAAAATTCTCAAATCCAGTATTAAGTGGACAGCCTTTGTCAAGGCTGAGAATTCCCATGCTGCCCAAAGTGCACGAATACCATCTGATGTCAAGGTGTATAATCTTACTCATCTGAACCCAGCAACTGAGTATAAGATTTGTATTGATATCCCCACCATCtatcaaaaaagcagaaaacaatgtGTAAATGTCACCACAAAAGGTTTGGACCCTGAtcaaaaaaagtatgaaaagaatAACACCACAACATTTATGGCTTGCCTTGGAGGCTCTCTGGGGATTATTGGTGTGATCTGTCTTTTCAGCTTCCTCTCTCAAGAAGTCAACTGTGATGGTGGACATAACTATGTAAGGAATTACTTACAGAAACCAACCTTTGCGTTCAGTGAGCTTTACCCTCCTCTGATCAACCTCTGGGAAACAGGCAAAGAAAAAGGTGCAGCACTGGAAGTAAAAGCAACTGTTATAGGTGTGCCAACTAACATGTCCTAA